The Spirulina subsalsa PCC 9445 region GCTGAATATAGTGCATTCGCTTGTCGGCTAAGTCTTGGGGGAGGGATTCATGGACGGTGGTTCCGGTGCTGAATTGCTTGACTCCGTGGACTCCCCGGAGGCGATCGCATCCTACAATATCCACATAGACCCCATTCCCTTTGGCGCGAATCATTAAATCCGGAATCGTGTTGACAATGGCGCGATTAGTCGCCTCACTTTGGCGCAGTGCATCAAAGGATTCTTTGAGTTGCCGTGCCATAGTGTTAAAAGAACTGGCCAAGCGGTCAATTTCAATGATAGAACTGGCTTTAACCTGTTGCTCCAATTTCCCTTGAGCCAATTTATCAGAGGCCTGGGAAACGCGCAAAATGGGACGAGTGACCCAGCGCGAGGTGAAAACTCCCAAGAGGATGGCAATTCCTAACGCTAAGATACTTAAACCCAAGGTTTGCTGACGACTGGCGGTAATTTGCGCCATAAAGTCTGACTCAGGAATAGTCAAAACAACCAGCCAGTCTAAGTTTTCATCCTGAAAGGGGACAATCTGCACATATTGCCGTTCCCCATTCAGTTCAAACTCTAGGGACTCGATGCTTTCAATATTGCTCAAGTCGGCAAAACGTTCTTGCAAATATTCGGCCGTGCCGCGAATGGTCTTATTTTCGCTCTCGGTGGCTAGAATGCGATCGCTCTCTTCTCCTTCTCCCGTAATGGTCGGTTCCGTCGTAGAAGTCGCCACCACTTGCCCAGAACGCTCTACAATAAAGGCCGTGCCTGTTTTGCCAATATCCAGACCTTGCAGGAAGTTGTTCAACTCTTCGGGGAGAAAAAAGTCTGTCCCACAAACTCCCATAAATTCACCCTCGACCACACTATAGACCGGAGCACTGGCGGTAACAGTGGGTAAGAGGGTAGAAAAAGAGAGATAAATGGCACTCCACATCACTTTCCCCTCAGCCCTTGCCGCCTTATACCAAGGCCGTGAACGAGGGTCATAGGGACGATCTAAACTCCCCACTTGTTCAGCGCGATTACCGCGACGATTAAAGGCGAAATCTTGGCGCTTATACTCCGTGTCGGCGTTGCTATAGACAAACGTCAGCTTAGACCGATCCGCTTGGGACAAACGACCGACCCCGAAAAAACTGCCTTGTTCATCCCCACAGTAGACGTAACTCAAACTCGGATACAGTTGCATTTGTTGCCATAATTGATGCTCTCCTTGGGGATTACTCACGGAAATATCCCCATGAGCGAAAGCATTGGCATTTAGGCGATTAATCGTATGGGGAACCTCCGTATAAGAAGATAATTTTTCAGTAATACGGTTGGTTAATTCTGTGCGCAATTGATCCGCCACATCATTAACGGCTTGTTCTCCACTGCGATAAGCGATCCATCCCACTAGGCCAACGGCGGCTAGAATTTGTAATAGAAACGGGATTAGGAGGGTTGTCCGCAGGCGAAATCGACGCACTGGGACGTTATTTTGATGGATCATTTTCGGTTCTCCTAAATGGCAACAAGAGAATTTTCTCTCAATATTTCAATGGTATTTGAGGAACGTTACCAGTCGTTGATACCCTCTCCGCCAGCCATCCATTCCTCTACATTGCGATCGCTCTTGGCCGCGTTAAACAAATGCAGACCAAAATCCCGGGAGAGTGCCTCACACACCTTAATTCCCCGGACACTATTCCCCTTAACATCCAAAGGAGGGGAAAAAATACCAATTCCCAATTTACCCGGCACCAGAGAGACAATCCCCCCACCGACACCACTTTTAGCAGGCATTCCCACGCGATAGGCCCACTCCCCCGATGCGTCATACATTCCACAGGTGAGCATCACACTAATCACATCCTGCACATAGCGTTCATCAAGAGCGCGTTCCTTCGTTACCGGATTCACTCCCCCATTGGCTAAGGTAGCGGCAATCATCCCTAAATCTCGCGCATTAACCAGAATCGAACATTGCTGAAAATAGAGGTCTAATGTTTCCTCAATTTTGTCGCTAATCATCCCGAAATTGAGCATTAAATAGGCCATCGCTCGATTGCGGTTTCCCGTCGCTTTTTCCGACAAAAAAACCGGGACATTGATATCATGTTCCCGTCCGGTATAACGTCTGAACATTTCCAACAGCCGTTTTAGCCGTTCCGTGCTACCATTGCCCTTAATCAAGTCAGCTGTTGCGATCGCCCCAGCATTGACCATCGGGTTATAAGGACGGTTCGTAGCTTCATCCAACACAATGGCGTTAAAAGCCTCTCCCGTTGGCTCAACACTCACCTTGCTATTAACATAATCTCGCCCACAATCTTCTAAGGCTAACCCAAAAACAAAGGGCTTAGAAATGGATTGAATCGTGAACAATTGGTCACAATTCCCCACCTCAAAAACCTGCCCATCCTTACTCACAACACAAATCCCAAACCAGTCCGGTTTTGCTAAAGCCAACTCCGGGATATAATCAGCCACTTTCCCCTCATTTAAGGGCTTATATCTTTCGTATAACTCATTCAGATAGCCCCGAAAGGGAGACGTTACCGCACTAATAGAACTGGCGAGGGACTTTAAATCTCCTAAATCTGACATAAGCCTTACCCCTCTATAATTTGTTGGGCAACTTTAGCAAATTCTTGGCTCACAGGATGCTCAGGATACCTAACACAAAATACCCCCTCACTGGCCAGTTGAACAATATCCTCCGACAGGGGAAACACACCAGCCACCGTTTCTGAGTAGGTTTC contains the following coding sequences:
- a CDS encoding PAS domain S-box protein — encoded protein: MIHQNNVPVRRFRLRTTLLIPFLLQILAAVGLVGWIAYRSGEQAVNDVADQLRTELTNRITEKLSSYTEVPHTINRLNANAFAHGDISVSNPQGEHQLWQQMQLYPSLSYVYCGDEQGSFFGVGRLSQADRSKLTFVYSNADTEYKRQDFAFNRRGNRAEQVGSLDRPYDPRSRPWYKAARAEGKVMWSAIYLSFSTLLPTVTASAPVYSVVEGEFMGVCGTDFFLPEELNNFLQGLDIGKTGTAFIVERSGQVVATSTTEPTITGEGEESDRILATESENKTIRGTAEYLQERFADLSNIESIESLEFELNGERQYVQIVPFQDENLDWLVVLTIPESDFMAQITASRQQTLGLSILALGIAILLGVFTSRWVTRPILRVSQASDKLAQGKLEQQVKASSIIEIDRLASSFNTMARQLKESFDALRQSEATNRAIVNTIPDLMIRAKGNGVYVDIVGCDRLRGVHGVKQFSTGTTVHESLPQDLADKRMHYIQQALATGELQVYEHRITVNGEVQEEEVRILVLAEDEVLIMVRDITDRKRAEEALRIAEENYRSIFENALEGIFQSSPEGRFINANPALAKIYGYESPEEMITSITNISEQLYVDPEKRQEFRALLQKQNSVKDFEYRCYCKDGSIIWTQIDARVVKDQDGNILYYEGMVQDITDRKRQEEELRRQLQELQIEIDHKKREREVAMLTESSYFQEVQQEMSEVNLDEFWS
- the glsA gene encoding glutaminase A, with translation MSDLGDLKSLASSISAVTSPFRGYLNELYERYKPLNEGKVADYIPELALAKPDWFGICVVSKDGQVFEVGNCDQLFTIQSISKPFVFGLALEDCGRDYVNSKVSVEPTGEAFNAIVLDEATNRPYNPMVNAGAIATADLIKGNGSTERLKRLLEMFRRYTGREHDINVPVFLSEKATGNRNRAMAYLMLNFGMISDKIEETLDLYFQQCSILVNARDLGMIAATLANGGVNPVTKERALDERYVQDVISVMLTCGMYDASGEWAYRVGMPAKSGVGGGIVSLVPGKLGIGIFSPPLDVKGNSVRGIKVCEALSRDFGLHLFNAAKSDRNVEEWMAGGEGINDW